Part of the Imperialibacter roseus genome, CAATGAACGCCCACAATTCTGTCGACATTGCCCAGCAATGGTTCCACCGGCAGGTTGTTTACCACGCCCCCATCCATGTATAGCTCATTGTCAATAGCCATGGGCTCGTACACCACCGGAATGCAACACGACGCCAGCACGGGGCGCATGAGCTCTCCCGCTGAAAACACCCGTATTTTACCTGTCCTCACGTTAGTAGCAGACACGTAAAAAGGTGTTTCCAGGTCAGTAAAAACTGCTTCTCCAAAATAGGGTTTTATGATCGATTCTACGCTGCCTATTTTGAACAGCCCCCTTATGTTGATGGCAGGCCTGAGGAATTTGTACACGCTTGTTCTGGTGAAGATTTCCAGGGCCTCGTCGGGAGAATAGCCTTTGGCCAGGAACAAGCCAGCCACGGCACCTGCCGATGTGCCCGAAATCACGTCAAAGTGAATGCCTTTTTCCAACATCGCTTTCACTACCCCAAGATGGGCAATACCCCTTGCGCCGCCCCCCGATAAAGCCAAACCTGTTTTCATCTGTATAAAATTTGTTTTTCAGCGGCCACCGGTTCGCCGGTGCGATCGGTCGCTCGGCGAACCGCCGCCGAAGCGGGAATAGCTTTTACCAATGAGAATGAATATTTGGTTTTCGATCCACTTATTCATCGTTCCACGCCGGTTCCGTTGGGTATGGTATTCCTTATGGCTATTTCATGACACCTCCTTTAACAAAAAACCGGCACTAGGCCGGTATAGTTTTAACGAGTTTGCTGATCCCTACTCCGATACCACACCCATTGCACAGAATTTGTCGATGCGGGAGCTAATTCTTTCTTCAGCAGACATCTTTTGAAGCTTTTTCAGCTCCGCAAAAATCACTTTCTTGATTTCAGCTGCCGTCGCCTTCATGTCGGTATGCGCACCGC contains:
- a CDS encoding patatin-like phospholipase family protein, coding for MKTGLALSGGGARGIAHLGVVKAMLEKGIHFDVISGTSAGAVAGLFLAKGYSPDEALEIFTRTSVYKFLRPAINIRGLFKIGSVESIIKPYFGEAVFTDLETPFYVSATNVRTGKIRVFSAGELMRPVLASCCIPVVYEPMAIDNELYMDGGVVNNLPVEPLLGNVDRIVGVHCNPISDQYQGRNMRRLMERSLLLAINENVAARKPKCDLFIEPTELINFHVFDFRKAKQIFQVGYDYASDLLSNKSVLSKLKQDVS